In one Drosophila albomicans strain 15112-1751.03 chromosome X, ASM965048v2, whole genome shotgun sequence genomic region, the following are encoded:
- the LOC117575077 gene encoding troponin T, skeletal muscle isoform X11, translated as MSDDEEYTGEGDPEFIKRQDQKRSDLDEQLKEYISEWRKQRAKEEDELKKLKEKQAKRKISRAEEEQKMAQRKKEEEERRVREVEEKKQREIEEKRMRLEEAEKKRQAMLQAMKDKDKKGPNFTIAKKDTGLGLSSAAMERNKTKEQLEEEKKISLSFRIKPLAIEGFGEQKLREKAQELWELIVKLETEKYDLEERQKRQDYDLKELKERQKQQLRHKALKKGLDPEALTGKYPPKIQVASKYERRVDTRSYDDKKKLFEGGWDEISKDVNEKIWNEKKEQYTGRQKSKLPKWFGERPGKKAGEPETPEGEEDAKADEDIVEDEDEVEEEVVEEEDEEAEEDEEEEEEEEEEEEEEEEEEEEEEEEEEEE; from the exons ATGTCCGACGATGAGGAATACAC AGGTGAGGGCGATCCAGAGTTCATCAAGCGTCAGGACCAGAAGCGCTCCGATCTCGATGAACAGCTGAAAGAATACATCAGCGAATGGCGTAAACAGAGAGCCAAGGAGGAGGATGAGCTGAAGAAACTGAAGGAGAAGCAGGCCAAGCGCAAGATCTCGCGTGCCGAGGAGGAGCAGAAGATGGCCCAGCgcaagaaggaggaggaggagcgtCGCGTCCGTGAGGTTGAAGAGAAGAAGCAGCGCGAAATCGAAGAGAAGCGCATGCGTCTCGAGGAGGCCGAGAAGAAGCGCCAAGCCATGTTGCAGGCCATGAAGGACAAGGACAAGAAGGGACCCAACTTCACCATTGCCAAGAAGGATACAGGC TTGGGACTGTCGTCCGCCGCCATGGAACGTAACAAGACTAAGGAACAAttggaggaggagaagaagaTCTCGTTGTCGTTCCGCATCAAGCCCCTGGCTATCGAAGGCTTTGGTGAGCAGAAGCTGCGTGAGAAGGCCCAGGAACTGTGGGAGCTCATCGTCAAATTGGAAACTGAGAAGTATGACTTGGAAGAAAGGCAGAAACGTCAGGACTACGAT TTGAAAGAGCTGAAGGAAAGACAGAAGCAACAGCTCAGGCACAAAGCCTTGAAGAAGGGTCTCGACCCTGAAGCCTTGACCGGCAAATACCCG CCCAAGATTCAAGTCGCCTCCAAATATGAGAGACGTGTGGATACCCGCTCATATGACGACAAGAAGAAGCTCTTCGAGGGT GGCTGGGATGAGATCTCCAAGGATGTGAACGAGAAGATCTGGAACGAGAAGAAGGAGCAATACACCGGCCGtcaaaaat CCAAACTGCCAAAGTGGTTCGGCGAGCGACCAGGCAAGAAGGCCGGTGAGCCCGAGACACCCGAGGGTGAGGAGGATGCCAAGGCCGATGAGGACATCgttgaggatgaggatgaggtcGAGGAGGAGGTCGTCGAGGAGGAAGACGAGGAGGCCGAGGAAGatgaggaggaagaggaggaggaagaagaagaggaggaggaagaggaggaagaagaggaagaggaagaagaagaggaggaggaagaataa
- the LOC117575077 gene encoding troponin T, skeletal muscle isoform X14 encodes MSDDEEYTSEEEEVVEETREETKPPQTPAEGEGDPEFIKRQDQKRSDLDEQLKEYISEWRKQRAKEEDELKKLKEKQAKRKISRAEEEQKMAQRKKEEEERRVREVEEKKQREIEEKRMRLEEAEKKRQAMLQAMKDKDKKGPNFTIAKKDTGVLGLSSAAMERNKTKEQLEEEKKISLSFRIKPLAIEGFGEQKLREKAQELWELIVKLETEKYDLEERQKRQDYDLKELKERQKQQLRHKALKKGLDPEALTGKYPPKIQVASKYERRVDTRSYDDKKKLFEGGYNTVYAENLEKSWQEKQERFTQRTKSKLPKWFGERPGKKAGEPETPEGEEDAKADEDIVEDEDEVEEEVVEEEDEEAEEDEEEEEEEEEEEEEEEEEEEEEEEEEEEE; translated from the exons ATGTCCGACGATGAGGAATACAC TtccgaggaggaggaggttgTCGAGGAGACCAGAGAGGAGAC AAAACCACCTCAGACACCAGCCGA AGGTGAGGGCGATCCAGAGTTCATCAAGCGTCAGGACCAGAAGCGCTCCGATCTCGATGAACAGCTGAAAGAATACATCAGCGAATGGCGTAAACAGAGAGCCAAGGAGGAGGATGAGCTGAAGAAACTGAAGGAGAAGCAGGCCAAGCGCAAGATCTCGCGTGCCGAGGAGGAGCAGAAGATGGCCCAGCgcaagaaggaggaggaggagcgtCGCGTCCGTGAGGTTGAAGAGAAGAAGCAGCGCGAAATCGAAGAGAAGCGCATGCGTCTCGAGGAGGCCGAGAAGAAGCGCCAAGCCATGTTGCAGGCCATGAAGGACAAGGACAAGAAGGGACCCAACTTCACCATTGCCAAGAAGGATACAGGCGTG TTGGGACTGTCGTCCGCCGCCATGGAACGTAACAAGACTAAGGAACAAttggaggaggagaagaagaTCTCGTTGTCGTTCCGCATCAAGCCCCTGGCTATCGAAGGCTTTGGTGAGCAGAAGCTGCGTGAGAAGGCCCAGGAACTGTGGGAGCTCATCGTCAAATTGGAAACTGAGAAGTATGACTTGGAAGAAAGGCAGAAACGTCAGGACTACGAT TTGAAAGAGCTGAAGGAAAGACAGAAGCAACAGCTCAGGCACAAAGCCTTGAAGAAGGGTCTCGACCCTGAAGCCTTGACCGGCAAATACCCG CCCAAGATTCAAGTCGCCTCCAAATATGAGAGACGTGTGGATACCCGCTCATATGACGACAAGAAGAAGCTCTTCGAGGGT GGCTATAATACGGTGTATGCGGAAAACTTAGAAAAATCATGGCAAGAGAAACAGGAAAGATTTACTCAGCGCACAAAAT CCAAACTGCCAAAGTGGTTCGGCGAGCGACCAGGCAAGAAGGCCGGTGAGCCCGAGACACCCGAGGGTGAGGAGGATGCCAAGGCCGATGAGGACATCgttgaggatgaggatgaggtcGAGGAGGAGGTCGTCGAGGAGGAAGACGAGGAGGCCGAGGAAGatgaggaggaagaggaggaggaagaagaagaggaggaggaagaggaggaagaagaggaagaggaagaagaagaggaggaggaagaataa
- the LOC117575077 gene encoding troponin T, skeletal muscle isoform X7, translating to MSDDEEYTSSEEEEVVEETREETKPPQTPAEGEGDPEFIKRQDQKRSDLDEQLKEYISEWRKQRAKEEDELKKLKEKQAKRKISRAEEEQKMAQRKKEEEERRVREVEEKKQREIEEKRMRLEEAEKKRQAMLQAMKDKDKKGPNFTIAKKDTGLGLSSAAMERNKTKEQLEEEKKISLSFRIKPLAIEGFGEQKLREKAQELWELIVKLETEKYDLEERQKRQDYDLKELKERQKQQLRHKALKKGLDPEALTGKYPPKIQVASKYERRVDTRSYDDKKKLFEGGWDEISKDVNEKIWNEKKEQYTGRQKSKLPKWFGERPGKKAGEPETPEGEEDAKADEDIVEDEDEVEEEVVEEEDEEAEEDEEEEEEEEEEEEEEEEEEEEEEEEEEEE from the exons ATGTCCGACGATGAGGAATACAC CAGTtccgaggaggaggaggttgTCGAGGAGACCAGAGAGGAGAC AAAACCACCTCAGACACCAGCCGA AGGTGAGGGCGATCCAGAGTTCATCAAGCGTCAGGACCAGAAGCGCTCCGATCTCGATGAACAGCTGAAAGAATACATCAGCGAATGGCGTAAACAGAGAGCCAAGGAGGAGGATGAGCTGAAGAAACTGAAGGAGAAGCAGGCCAAGCGCAAGATCTCGCGTGCCGAGGAGGAGCAGAAGATGGCCCAGCgcaagaaggaggaggaggagcgtCGCGTCCGTGAGGTTGAAGAGAAGAAGCAGCGCGAAATCGAAGAGAAGCGCATGCGTCTCGAGGAGGCCGAGAAGAAGCGCCAAGCCATGTTGCAGGCCATGAAGGACAAGGACAAGAAGGGACCCAACTTCACCATTGCCAAGAAGGATACAGGC TTGGGACTGTCGTCCGCCGCCATGGAACGTAACAAGACTAAGGAACAAttggaggaggagaagaagaTCTCGTTGTCGTTCCGCATCAAGCCCCTGGCTATCGAAGGCTTTGGTGAGCAGAAGCTGCGTGAGAAGGCCCAGGAACTGTGGGAGCTCATCGTCAAATTGGAAACTGAGAAGTATGACTTGGAAGAAAGGCAGAAACGTCAGGACTACGAT TTGAAAGAGCTGAAGGAAAGACAGAAGCAACAGCTCAGGCACAAAGCCTTGAAGAAGGGTCTCGACCCTGAAGCCTTGACCGGCAAATACCCG CCCAAGATTCAAGTCGCCTCCAAATATGAGAGACGTGTGGATACCCGCTCATATGACGACAAGAAGAAGCTCTTCGAGGGT GGCTGGGATGAGATCTCCAAGGATGTGAACGAGAAGATCTGGAACGAGAAGAAGGAGCAATACACCGGCCGtcaaaaat CCAAACTGCCAAAGTGGTTCGGCGAGCGACCAGGCAAGAAGGCCGGTGAGCCCGAGACACCCGAGGGTGAGGAGGATGCCAAGGCCGATGAGGACATCgttgaggatgaggatgaggtcGAGGAGGAGGTCGTCGAGGAGGAAGACGAGGAGGCCGAGGAAGatgaggaggaagaggaggaggaagaagaagaggaggaggaagaggaggaagaagaggaagaggaagaagaagaggaggaggaagaataa
- the LOC117575077 gene encoding troponin T, skeletal muscle isoform X9 — MSDDEEYTGEGDPEFIKRQDQKRSDLDEQLKEYISEWRKQRAKEEDELKKLKEKQAKRKISRAEEEQKMAQRKKEEEERRVREVEEKKQREIEEKRMRLEEAEKKRQAMLQAMKDKDKKGPNFTIAKKDTGVLGLSSAAMERNKTKEQLEEEKKISLSFRIKPLAIEGFGEQKLREKAQELWELIVKLETEKYDLEERQKRQDYDLKELKERQKQQLRHKALKKGLDPEALTGKYPPKIQVASKYERRVDTRSYDDKKKLFEGGWDEISKDVNEKIWNEKKEQYTGRQKSKLPKWFGERPGKKAGEPETPEGEEDAKADEDIVEDEDEVEEEVVEEEDEEAEEDEEEEEEEEEEEEEEEEEEEEEEEEEEEE; from the exons ATGTCCGACGATGAGGAATACAC AGGTGAGGGCGATCCAGAGTTCATCAAGCGTCAGGACCAGAAGCGCTCCGATCTCGATGAACAGCTGAAAGAATACATCAGCGAATGGCGTAAACAGAGAGCCAAGGAGGAGGATGAGCTGAAGAAACTGAAGGAGAAGCAGGCCAAGCGCAAGATCTCGCGTGCCGAGGAGGAGCAGAAGATGGCCCAGCgcaagaaggaggaggaggagcgtCGCGTCCGTGAGGTTGAAGAGAAGAAGCAGCGCGAAATCGAAGAGAAGCGCATGCGTCTCGAGGAGGCCGAGAAGAAGCGCCAAGCCATGTTGCAGGCCATGAAGGACAAGGACAAGAAGGGACCCAACTTCACCATTGCCAAGAAGGATACAGGCGTG TTGGGACTGTCGTCCGCCGCCATGGAACGTAACAAGACTAAGGAACAAttggaggaggagaagaagaTCTCGTTGTCGTTCCGCATCAAGCCCCTGGCTATCGAAGGCTTTGGTGAGCAGAAGCTGCGTGAGAAGGCCCAGGAACTGTGGGAGCTCATCGTCAAATTGGAAACTGAGAAGTATGACTTGGAAGAAAGGCAGAAACGTCAGGACTACGAT TTGAAAGAGCTGAAGGAAAGACAGAAGCAACAGCTCAGGCACAAAGCCTTGAAGAAGGGTCTCGACCCTGAAGCCTTGACCGGCAAATACCCG CCCAAGATTCAAGTCGCCTCCAAATATGAGAGACGTGTGGATACCCGCTCATATGACGACAAGAAGAAGCTCTTCGAGGGT GGCTGGGATGAGATCTCCAAGGATGTGAACGAGAAGATCTGGAACGAGAAGAAGGAGCAATACACCGGCCGtcaaaaat CCAAACTGCCAAAGTGGTTCGGCGAGCGACCAGGCAAGAAGGCCGGTGAGCCCGAGACACCCGAGGGTGAGGAGGATGCCAAGGCCGATGAGGACATCgttgaggatgaggatgaggtcGAGGAGGAGGTCGTCGAGGAGGAAGACGAGGAGGCCGAGGAAGatgaggaggaagaggaggaggaagaagaagaggaggaggaagaggaggaagaagaggaagaggaagaagaagaggaggaggaagaataa
- the LOC117575077 gene encoding troponin T, skeletal muscle isoform X10 — MSDDEEYTGEGDPEFIKRQDQKRSDLDEQLKEYISEWRKQRAKEEDELKKLKEKQAKRKISRAEEEQKMAQRKKEEEERRVREVEEKKQREIEEKRMRLEEAEKKRQAMLQAMKDKDKKGPNFTIAKKDTGVLGLSSAAMERNKTKEQLEEEKKISLSFRIKPLAIEGFGEQKLREKAQELWELIVKLETEKYDLEERQKRQDYDLKELKERQKQQLRHKALKKGLDPEALTGKYPPKIQVASKYERRVDTRSYDDKKKLFEGGYNTVYAENLEKSWQEKQERFTQRTKSKLPKWFGERPGKKAGEPETPEGEEDAKADEDIVEDEDEVEEEVVEEEDEEAEEDEEEEEEEEEEEEEEEEEEEEEEEEEEEE; from the exons ATGTCCGACGATGAGGAATACAC AGGTGAGGGCGATCCAGAGTTCATCAAGCGTCAGGACCAGAAGCGCTCCGATCTCGATGAACAGCTGAAAGAATACATCAGCGAATGGCGTAAACAGAGAGCCAAGGAGGAGGATGAGCTGAAGAAACTGAAGGAGAAGCAGGCCAAGCGCAAGATCTCGCGTGCCGAGGAGGAGCAGAAGATGGCCCAGCgcaagaaggaggaggaggagcgtCGCGTCCGTGAGGTTGAAGAGAAGAAGCAGCGCGAAATCGAAGAGAAGCGCATGCGTCTCGAGGAGGCCGAGAAGAAGCGCCAAGCCATGTTGCAGGCCATGAAGGACAAGGACAAGAAGGGACCCAACTTCACCATTGCCAAGAAGGATACAGGCGTG TTGGGACTGTCGTCCGCCGCCATGGAACGTAACAAGACTAAGGAACAAttggaggaggagaagaagaTCTCGTTGTCGTTCCGCATCAAGCCCCTGGCTATCGAAGGCTTTGGTGAGCAGAAGCTGCGTGAGAAGGCCCAGGAACTGTGGGAGCTCATCGTCAAATTGGAAACTGAGAAGTATGACTTGGAAGAAAGGCAGAAACGTCAGGACTACGAT TTGAAAGAGCTGAAGGAAAGACAGAAGCAACAGCTCAGGCACAAAGCCTTGAAGAAGGGTCTCGACCCTGAAGCCTTGACCGGCAAATACCCG CCCAAGATTCAAGTCGCCTCCAAATATGAGAGACGTGTGGATACCCGCTCATATGACGACAAGAAGAAGCTCTTCGAGGGT GGCTATAATACGGTGTATGCGGAAAACTTAGAAAAATCATGGCAAGAGAAACAGGAAAGATTTACTCAGCGCACAAAAT CCAAACTGCCAAAGTGGTTCGGCGAGCGACCAGGCAAGAAGGCCGGTGAGCCCGAGACACCCGAGGGTGAGGAGGATGCCAAGGCCGATGAGGACATCgttgaggatgaggatgaggtcGAGGAGGAGGTCGTCGAGGAGGAAGACGAGGAGGCCGAGGAAGatgaggaggaagaggaggaggaagaagaagaggaggaggaagaggaggaagaagaggaagaggaagaagaagaggaggaggaagaataa
- the LOC117575077 gene encoding troponin T, skeletal muscle isoform X13 — protein MSDDEEYTSEEEEVVEETREETKPPQTPAEGEGDPEFIKRQDQKRSDLDEQLKEYISEWRKQRAKEEDELKKLKEKQAKRKISRAEEEQKMAQRKKEEEERRVREVEEKKQREIEEKRMRLEEAEKKRQAMLQAMKDKDKKGPNFTIAKKDTGLGLSSAAMERNKTKEQLEEEKKISLSFRIKPLAIEGFGEQKLREKAQELWELIVKLETEKYDLEERQKRQDYDLKELKERQKQQLRHKALKKGLDPEALTGKYPPKIQVASKYERRVDTRSYDDKKKLFEGGWDEISKDVNEKIWNEKKEQYTGRQKSKLPKWFGERPGKKAGEPETPEGEEDAKADEDIVEDEDEVEEEVVEEEDEEAEEDEEEEEEEEEEEEEEEEEEEEEEEEEEEE, from the exons ATGTCCGACGATGAGGAATACAC TtccgaggaggaggaggttgTCGAGGAGACCAGAGAGGAGAC AAAACCACCTCAGACACCAGCCGA AGGTGAGGGCGATCCAGAGTTCATCAAGCGTCAGGACCAGAAGCGCTCCGATCTCGATGAACAGCTGAAAGAATACATCAGCGAATGGCGTAAACAGAGAGCCAAGGAGGAGGATGAGCTGAAGAAACTGAAGGAGAAGCAGGCCAAGCGCAAGATCTCGCGTGCCGAGGAGGAGCAGAAGATGGCCCAGCgcaagaaggaggaggaggagcgtCGCGTCCGTGAGGTTGAAGAGAAGAAGCAGCGCGAAATCGAAGAGAAGCGCATGCGTCTCGAGGAGGCCGAGAAGAAGCGCCAAGCCATGTTGCAGGCCATGAAGGACAAGGACAAGAAGGGACCCAACTTCACCATTGCCAAGAAGGATACAGGC TTGGGACTGTCGTCCGCCGCCATGGAACGTAACAAGACTAAGGAACAAttggaggaggagaagaagaTCTCGTTGTCGTTCCGCATCAAGCCCCTGGCTATCGAAGGCTTTGGTGAGCAGAAGCTGCGTGAGAAGGCCCAGGAACTGTGGGAGCTCATCGTCAAATTGGAAACTGAGAAGTATGACTTGGAAGAAAGGCAGAAACGTCAGGACTACGAT TTGAAAGAGCTGAAGGAAAGACAGAAGCAACAGCTCAGGCACAAAGCCTTGAAGAAGGGTCTCGACCCTGAAGCCTTGACCGGCAAATACCCG CCCAAGATTCAAGTCGCCTCCAAATATGAGAGACGTGTGGATACCCGCTCATATGACGACAAGAAGAAGCTCTTCGAGGGT GGCTGGGATGAGATCTCCAAGGATGTGAACGAGAAGATCTGGAACGAGAAGAAGGAGCAATACACCGGCCGtcaaaaat CCAAACTGCCAAAGTGGTTCGGCGAGCGACCAGGCAAGAAGGCCGGTGAGCCCGAGACACCCGAGGGTGAGGAGGATGCCAAGGCCGATGAGGACATCgttgaggatgaggatgaggtcGAGGAGGAGGTCGTCGAGGAGGAAGACGAGGAGGCCGAGGAAGatgaggaggaagaggaggaggaagaagaagaggaggaggaagaggaggaagaagaggaagaggaagaagaagaggaggaggaagaataa
- the LOC117575077 gene encoding troponin T, skeletal muscle isoform X8 produces MSDDEEYTSEEEEVVEETREETKPPQTPAEGEGDPEFIKRQDQKRSDLDEQLKEYISEWRKQRAKEEDELKKLKEKQAKRKISRAEEEQKMAQRKKEEEERRVREVEEKKQREIEEKRMRLEEAEKKRQAMLQAMKDKDKKGPNFTIAKKDTGVLGLSSAAMERNKTKEQLEEEKKISLSFRIKPLAIEGFGEQKLREKAQELWELIVKLETEKYDLEERQKRQDYDLKELKERQKQQLRHKALKKGLDPEALTGKYPPKIQVASKYERRVDTRSYDDKKKLFEGGWDEISKDVNEKIWNEKKEQYTGRQKSKLPKWFGERPGKKAGEPETPEGEEDAKADEDIVEDEDEVEEEVVEEEDEEAEEDEEEEEEEEEEEEEEEEEEEEEEEEEEEE; encoded by the exons ATGTCCGACGATGAGGAATACAC TtccgaggaggaggaggttgTCGAGGAGACCAGAGAGGAGAC AAAACCACCTCAGACACCAGCCGA AGGTGAGGGCGATCCAGAGTTCATCAAGCGTCAGGACCAGAAGCGCTCCGATCTCGATGAACAGCTGAAAGAATACATCAGCGAATGGCGTAAACAGAGAGCCAAGGAGGAGGATGAGCTGAAGAAACTGAAGGAGAAGCAGGCCAAGCGCAAGATCTCGCGTGCCGAGGAGGAGCAGAAGATGGCCCAGCgcaagaaggaggaggaggagcgtCGCGTCCGTGAGGTTGAAGAGAAGAAGCAGCGCGAAATCGAAGAGAAGCGCATGCGTCTCGAGGAGGCCGAGAAGAAGCGCCAAGCCATGTTGCAGGCCATGAAGGACAAGGACAAGAAGGGACCCAACTTCACCATTGCCAAGAAGGATACAGGCGTG TTGGGACTGTCGTCCGCCGCCATGGAACGTAACAAGACTAAGGAACAAttggaggaggagaagaagaTCTCGTTGTCGTTCCGCATCAAGCCCCTGGCTATCGAAGGCTTTGGTGAGCAGAAGCTGCGTGAGAAGGCCCAGGAACTGTGGGAGCTCATCGTCAAATTGGAAACTGAGAAGTATGACTTGGAAGAAAGGCAGAAACGTCAGGACTACGAT TTGAAAGAGCTGAAGGAAAGACAGAAGCAACAGCTCAGGCACAAAGCCTTGAAGAAGGGTCTCGACCCTGAAGCCTTGACCGGCAAATACCCG CCCAAGATTCAAGTCGCCTCCAAATATGAGAGACGTGTGGATACCCGCTCATATGACGACAAGAAGAAGCTCTTCGAGGGT GGCTGGGATGAGATCTCCAAGGATGTGAACGAGAAGATCTGGAACGAGAAGAAGGAGCAATACACCGGCCGtcaaaaat CCAAACTGCCAAAGTGGTTCGGCGAGCGACCAGGCAAGAAGGCCGGTGAGCCCGAGACACCCGAGGGTGAGGAGGATGCCAAGGCCGATGAGGACATCgttgaggatgaggatgaggtcGAGGAGGAGGTCGTCGAGGAGGAAGACGAGGAGGCCGAGGAAGatgaggaggaagaggaggaggaagaagaagaggaggaggaagaggaggaagaagaggaagaggaagaagaagaggaggaggaagaataa
- the LOC117575077 gene encoding troponin T, skeletal muscle isoform X6, with product MSDDEEYTSSEEEEVVEETREETKPPQTPAEGEGDPEFIKRQDQKRSDLDEQLKEYISEWRKQRAKEEDELKKLKEKQAKRKISRAEEEQKMAQRKKEEEERRVREVEEKKQREIEEKRMRLEEAEKKRQAMLQAMKDKDKKGPNFTIAKKDTGVLGLSSAAMERNKTKEQLEEEKKISLSFRIKPLAIEGFGEQKLREKAQELWELIVKLETEKYDLEERQKRQDYDLKELKERQKQQLRHKALKKGLDPEALTGKYPPKIQVASKYERRVDTRSYDDKKKLFEGGYNTVYAENLEKSWQEKQERFTQRTKSKLPKWFGERPGKKAGEPETPEGEEDAKADEDIVEDEDEVEEEVVEEEDEEAEEDEEEEEEEEEEEEEEEEEEEEEEEEEEEE from the exons ATGTCCGACGATGAGGAATACAC CAGTtccgaggaggaggaggttgTCGAGGAGACCAGAGAGGAGAC AAAACCACCTCAGACACCAGCCGA AGGTGAGGGCGATCCAGAGTTCATCAAGCGTCAGGACCAGAAGCGCTCCGATCTCGATGAACAGCTGAAAGAATACATCAGCGAATGGCGTAAACAGAGAGCCAAGGAGGAGGATGAGCTGAAGAAACTGAAGGAGAAGCAGGCCAAGCGCAAGATCTCGCGTGCCGAGGAGGAGCAGAAGATGGCCCAGCgcaagaaggaggaggaggagcgtCGCGTCCGTGAGGTTGAAGAGAAGAAGCAGCGCGAAATCGAAGAGAAGCGCATGCGTCTCGAGGAGGCCGAGAAGAAGCGCCAAGCCATGTTGCAGGCCATGAAGGACAAGGACAAGAAGGGACCCAACTTCACCATTGCCAAGAAGGATACAGGCGTG TTGGGACTGTCGTCCGCCGCCATGGAACGTAACAAGACTAAGGAACAAttggaggaggagaagaagaTCTCGTTGTCGTTCCGCATCAAGCCCCTGGCTATCGAAGGCTTTGGTGAGCAGAAGCTGCGTGAGAAGGCCCAGGAACTGTGGGAGCTCATCGTCAAATTGGAAACTGAGAAGTATGACTTGGAAGAAAGGCAGAAACGTCAGGACTACGAT TTGAAAGAGCTGAAGGAAAGACAGAAGCAACAGCTCAGGCACAAAGCCTTGAAGAAGGGTCTCGACCCTGAAGCCTTGACCGGCAAATACCCG CCCAAGATTCAAGTCGCCTCCAAATATGAGAGACGTGTGGATACCCGCTCATATGACGACAAGAAGAAGCTCTTCGAGGGT GGCTATAATACGGTGTATGCGGAAAACTTAGAAAAATCATGGCAAGAGAAACAGGAAAGATTTACTCAGCGCACAAAAT CCAAACTGCCAAAGTGGTTCGGCGAGCGACCAGGCAAGAAGGCCGGTGAGCCCGAGACACCCGAGGGTGAGGAGGATGCCAAGGCCGATGAGGACATCgttgaggatgaggatgaggtcGAGGAGGAGGTCGTCGAGGAGGAAGACGAGGAGGCCGAGGAAGatgaggaggaagaggaggaggaagaagaagaggaggaggaagaggaggaagaagaggaagaggaagaagaagaggaggaggaagaataa
- the LOC117575077 gene encoding troponin T, skeletal muscle isoform X12 → MSDDEEYTGEGDPEFIKRQDQKRSDLDEQLKEYISEWRKQRAKEEDELKKLKEKQAKRKISRAEEEQKMAQRKKEEEERRVREVEEKKQREIEEKRMRLEEAEKKRQAMLQAMKDKDKKGPNFTIAKKDTGLGLSSAAMERNKTKEQLEEEKKISLSFRIKPLAIEGFGEQKLREKAQELWELIVKLETEKYDLEERQKRQDYDLKELKERQKQQLRHKALKKGLDPEALTGKYPPKIQVASKYERRVDTRSYDDKKKLFEGGYNTVYAENLEKSWQEKQERFTQRTKSKLPKWFGERPGKKAGEPETPEGEEDAKADEDIVEDEDEVEEEVVEEEDEEAEEDEEEEEEEEEEEEEEEEEEEEEEEEEEEE, encoded by the exons ATGTCCGACGATGAGGAATACAC AGGTGAGGGCGATCCAGAGTTCATCAAGCGTCAGGACCAGAAGCGCTCCGATCTCGATGAACAGCTGAAAGAATACATCAGCGAATGGCGTAAACAGAGAGCCAAGGAGGAGGATGAGCTGAAGAAACTGAAGGAGAAGCAGGCCAAGCGCAAGATCTCGCGTGCCGAGGAGGAGCAGAAGATGGCCCAGCgcaagaaggaggaggaggagcgtCGCGTCCGTGAGGTTGAAGAGAAGAAGCAGCGCGAAATCGAAGAGAAGCGCATGCGTCTCGAGGAGGCCGAGAAGAAGCGCCAAGCCATGTTGCAGGCCATGAAGGACAAGGACAAGAAGGGACCCAACTTCACCATTGCCAAGAAGGATACAGGC TTGGGACTGTCGTCCGCCGCCATGGAACGTAACAAGACTAAGGAACAAttggaggaggagaagaagaTCTCGTTGTCGTTCCGCATCAAGCCCCTGGCTATCGAAGGCTTTGGTGAGCAGAAGCTGCGTGAGAAGGCCCAGGAACTGTGGGAGCTCATCGTCAAATTGGAAACTGAGAAGTATGACTTGGAAGAAAGGCAGAAACGTCAGGACTACGAT TTGAAAGAGCTGAAGGAAAGACAGAAGCAACAGCTCAGGCACAAAGCCTTGAAGAAGGGTCTCGACCCTGAAGCCTTGACCGGCAAATACCCG CCCAAGATTCAAGTCGCCTCCAAATATGAGAGACGTGTGGATACCCGCTCATATGACGACAAGAAGAAGCTCTTCGAGGGT GGCTATAATACGGTGTATGCGGAAAACTTAGAAAAATCATGGCAAGAGAAACAGGAAAGATTTACTCAGCGCACAAAAT CCAAACTGCCAAAGTGGTTCGGCGAGCGACCAGGCAAGAAGGCCGGTGAGCCCGAGACACCCGAGGGTGAGGAGGATGCCAAGGCCGATGAGGACATCgttgaggatgaggatgaggtcGAGGAGGAGGTCGTCGAGGAGGAAGACGAGGAGGCCGAGGAAGatgaggaggaagaggaggaggaagaagaagaggaggaggaagaggaggaagaagaggaagaggaagaagaagaggaggaggaagaataa